The Amycolatopsis mongoliensis genome includes a window with the following:
- a CDS encoding endo alpha-1,4 polygalactosaminidase, whose protein sequence is MPTIIRSSMMPSSRVQFLACAALAVAVLGGTACSASAAPAAVTPPPVKAGFDYQIGGAYTPASDVKVVSRDHTAQPAAGLYNICYVNAFQAQPGAEGEWDDLLLRDGSGKVVVDEDWGEALLDLRTADKRTRVAAKVNAWVDDCAAKGYQAIEPDNYDSFTRSEGLLTDADAQAYIRLLSAHAHQKGLAIAQKNTSELSGQRQANGLDFAIAEECGQQKNCDEFTPAFGDHVIVIEYTDGGLKTACSRWGSLSIVRRDHDVLPKGEAGYVRKTC, encoded by the coding sequence GTGCCCACCATCATCCGGAGCTCGATGATGCCCTCTTCCCGCGTTCAGTTCCTCGCCTGCGCCGCCCTGGCGGTCGCGGTCCTCGGTGGTACCGCGTGTTCGGCCTCGGCGGCCCCCGCCGCCGTCACCCCGCCGCCGGTCAAAGCCGGCTTCGACTACCAGATCGGTGGCGCGTACACCCCGGCGAGCGACGTCAAGGTGGTCAGCCGCGACCACACCGCCCAGCCCGCCGCCGGGCTCTACAACATCTGCTACGTCAACGCTTTCCAGGCCCAGCCCGGCGCCGAGGGGGAGTGGGACGACCTGCTCCTCCGCGACGGCAGTGGCAAGGTGGTCGTCGACGAGGACTGGGGCGAGGCCCTGCTCGACCTCCGCACCGCGGACAAGCGGACCCGCGTCGCGGCCAAGGTGAACGCCTGGGTCGACGACTGCGCCGCCAAGGGGTACCAGGCGATCGAGCCCGACAACTACGACAGTTTCACCCGCTCCGAAGGACTTCTGACCGACGCCGACGCCCAGGCCTACATCCGCCTGCTGTCCGCGCACGCCCACCAGAAGGGCCTGGCGATCGCCCAGAAGAACACCTCCGAGCTGTCCGGGCAGCGCCAGGCGAACGGGCTCGACTTCGCCATCGCCGAAGAGTGCGGCCAGCAGAAGAACTGCGACGAGTTCACGCCCGCGTTCGGCGACCACGTGATCGTCATCGAGTACACCGACGGCGGGCTCAAGACCGCCTGCAGCCGGTGGGGCTCGCTGAGCATCGTGCGCCGCGACCACGACGTCCTCCCGAAGGGCGAAGCAGGCTACGTCCGCAAGACCTGCTGA
- a CDS encoding ABC transporter substrate-binding protein, translated as MDRRGFLRGAGGLALGAAVAGCGPARSSGGPVTVEVWHGQTDTGKKVLDALVADFHRTHPGIRIDLGGGVLADAMLQKITAALASGSFPDIAYVFGSDLASVARSPSVVDVTDLVDAGPGFWAPARAAVTVNGRVRAVPALLDSLAVVCNKDLFAKAGIPLPAAGWTWADFVGTARKLTDVADGTFGTAWPATGDEDTVWRLWPMVWDLGGDVIGADGRGIGFADQGVRALEVVRDLAAAKAVYLDPKTGSEQMYQAFEAGRIGMVPTGPWQLPDITDAGIDYAVVPLPSFSGRPVTISGPDTWTLFDNGDERVQAARTFLSWLADPAQDVRWDDGAGSLPLSRRTQQLPAWQEKTAETPGLPVFVDALENARVRPVHPAYPQVSAAVGTAIVAVLLGQATPADALRDCAAAANAALIIPR; from the coding sequence ATGGACCGCCGCGGATTCCTGCGCGGCGCCGGCGGGCTGGCTCTCGGCGCGGCCGTGGCCGGCTGCGGTCCGGCCCGGAGCAGCGGCGGCCCCGTCACCGTCGAGGTCTGGCACGGCCAGACCGACACCGGCAAGAAGGTCCTCGACGCGCTCGTCGCGGACTTCCACCGGACCCACCCCGGGATCCGGATCGACCTGGGCGGCGGTGTCCTCGCCGACGCGATGCTCCAGAAGATCACCGCGGCGCTCGCGTCGGGGTCGTTCCCGGACATCGCCTACGTCTTCGGCTCGGACCTGGCCAGCGTGGCACGCAGCCCGAGCGTCGTCGACGTCACCGATCTCGTCGACGCGGGCCCCGGCTTCTGGGCGCCCGCCCGGGCGGCGGTCACCGTCAACGGCCGCGTCCGCGCGGTCCCGGCGCTGCTCGATTCCCTGGCCGTGGTGTGCAACAAGGACTTGTTCGCCAAGGCCGGGATCCCGCTGCCCGCCGCGGGCTGGACCTGGGCCGACTTCGTCGGCACGGCCCGGAAACTCACCGACGTGGCCGACGGCACCTTCGGCACCGCCTGGCCCGCCACCGGCGACGAGGACACGGTGTGGCGGCTGTGGCCGATGGTGTGGGACCTCGGCGGCGACGTCATCGGCGCGGACGGCCGCGGCATCGGGTTCGCGGACCAAGGCGTGCGCGCGCTCGAGGTCGTCCGCGACCTCGCCGCGGCGAAGGCCGTCTACCTCGACCCGAAGACCGGCAGCGAGCAGATGTACCAGGCGTTCGAAGCGGGCCGCATCGGCATGGTCCCGACCGGCCCGTGGCAGCTGCCCGACATCACCGACGCCGGCATCGACTACGCGGTCGTGCCGCTGCCCAGTTTCAGCGGCCGCCCGGTGACCATCTCCGGCCCGGACACCTGGACCCTGTTCGACAACGGCGACGAGCGCGTCCAGGCGGCGCGCACCTTCCTGTCCTGGCTGGCGGACCCGGCCCAGGACGTCCGCTGGGACGACGGCGCGGGCAGCCTCCCGCTGAGCCGCCGGACGCAGCAACTGCCCGCGTGGCAGGAGAAAACCGCCGAGACGCCGGGCCTGCCGGTGTTCGTCGACGCGCTGGAGAACGCCCGCGTCCGGCCGGTGCACCCGGCCTACCCCCAGGTGTCGGCGGCCGTCGGCACCGCGATCGTCGCCGTGCTGCTCGGCCAGGCGACACCGGCCGACGCGCTGCGCGACTGCGCCGCGGCCGCGAACGCCGCCCTGATCATTCCGCGATAG
- a CDS encoding carbohydrate ABC transporter permease: MPGLPRPITVPSRGSASGRGLRHPEPPKTPVAPVQRRRRRETAAAWAYVSPAVLIILGLGVVPVAWSLLLSFQVDDLVTPSRWTGLDNYAALAQDPHFAQAVGNTVLYTLLYVPLSILFGFLLAQALNRRIRLVGLYRTLVFVPFVLSATAQGVLFSFILDPQFGAANSLLHHLGVSPQGFLTDPAQALLVLVGITLWSGTGFCVVVYLAALQDVPPSLVEAARLDGAGTWRVLRHVTLPAITPVTAFLVLWQLITSLQVFDLVYVTTKGGPLGSTTVIVYFVWEQAFKNFTAGYGAASAYVLALALLVVVLVLRVLRRPGKALR; this comes from the coding sequence ATGCCCGGACTGCCGAGGCCCATCACCGTGCCAAGCCGAGGCTCCGCCTCGGGCCGGGGGCTCCGCCACCCGGAACCCCCGAAAACCCCGGTCGCCCCGGTCCAACGCCGCCGGCGCCGCGAAACCGCGGCCGCGTGGGCCTACGTCTCGCCCGCCGTGCTCATCATCCTCGGCCTCGGCGTGGTGCCGGTGGCCTGGTCGCTGCTGCTGTCGTTCCAGGTCGACGACCTCGTGACCCCCAGTCGCTGGACCGGGCTCGACAACTACGCCGCCCTCGCCCAGGACCCGCACTTCGCCCAGGCGGTCGGGAACACCGTGCTGTACACGCTGCTCTACGTCCCGCTCAGCATCCTGTTCGGGTTCCTGCTGGCGCAGGCGCTGAACCGCCGCATCCGCCTGGTCGGCCTCTACCGGACGCTCGTGTTCGTCCCGTTCGTGCTCTCGGCGACGGCCCAGGGCGTGCTGTTCTCCTTCATCCTCGACCCGCAGTTCGGCGCGGCCAACTCGCTGCTGCACCACCTCGGCGTGTCCCCGCAGGGCTTCCTGACCGACCCGGCGCAGGCACTGCTGGTGCTGGTCGGGATCACGCTGTGGAGCGGCACCGGCTTCTGCGTCGTGGTGTACCTGGCCGCGCTGCAGGACGTCCCGCCGTCCCTGGTCGAGGCCGCGCGGCTGGACGGCGCCGGGACGTGGCGCGTGCTCCGGCACGTGACGCTGCCCGCGATCACCCCCGTGACGGCGTTCCTGGTGCTGTGGCAGCTCATCACGTCCCTGCAGGTGTTCGACCTGGTCTACGTGACGACCAAGGGCGGCCCGCTCGGCTCCACCACCGTCATCGTCTACTTCGTCTGGGAGCAGGCGTTCAAGAACTTCACCGCCGGCTACGGCGCGGCGTCGGCCTACGTGCTCGCGCTCGCCCTGCTCGTCGTCGTGCTAGTCCTCCGCGTGCTGCGCCGGCCCGGGAAGGCCCTCCGATGA
- a CDS encoding carbohydrate ABC transporter permease — protein MTTRPARLEVPATRALPALRRPRLPFSPWHLLLVPLALVFAAPLGWLLLSSVMSNAEINRFPPALWPSHVDLAGFRYVLDNALFLRWFTNSLIVSAVTVGSNLLFGALGGYAFARMRFAGSRALLGLMVATMAIPFQLTMIPTFLVMKKLGLIDSLGALIVPSLVTPFAVFLLRQFFLSLPRELEEAAWIDGCSRLRVLFTIVLPLSRPALSTVAVLTFLSTWNDLTWPLIAVNHDTTYTLQLGLTTFQGQHHTNWAAVMAGNVITVLPVLLAFLGAQKTFVRSITTSGLKG, from the coding sequence ATGACGACACGGCCCGCCCGGCTCGAAGTACCCGCGACCCGCGCGCTGCCCGCGCTGCGCCGGCCCCGGCTGCCCTTCAGCCCGTGGCACCTGCTGCTCGTGCCGCTGGCGCTGGTGTTCGCGGCGCCGCTGGGGTGGCTGCTGCTCAGCTCCGTGATGAGCAACGCCGAGATCAACCGGTTCCCGCCGGCGCTCTGGCCGTCCCATGTGGACCTCGCGGGATTCCGCTACGTCCTCGACAACGCGCTCTTCCTGCGCTGGTTCACGAACTCGCTGATCGTCTCGGCGGTGACGGTGGGGTCGAACCTGCTCTTCGGCGCGCTGGGCGGGTACGCGTTCGCGCGGATGCGGTTCGCCGGCTCACGGGCGCTGCTCGGGCTGATGGTCGCGACGATGGCGATCCCGTTCCAGCTCACCATGATCCCGACGTTCCTGGTGATGAAGAAGCTCGGCCTGATCGACAGCCTGGGCGCGCTCATCGTGCCGTCGCTGGTGACGCCGTTCGCGGTGTTCCTGCTGCGCCAGTTCTTCCTCTCCCTGCCCCGGGAGCTCGAAGAGGCGGCGTGGATCGACGGCTGCTCGCGGCTGCGCGTGCTGTTCACCATCGTGCTGCCGCTGTCGCGGCCCGCGCTCAGCACGGTGGCCGTGCTGACGTTCCTCAGCACCTGGAACGACCTGACCTGGCCGCTGATCGCGGTCAACCACGACACGACCTACACGCTGCAGCTGGGCCTCACCACGTTCCAGGGCCAGCACCACACGAACTGGGCCGCGGTGATGGCGGGCAACGTCATCACCGTGCTGCCCGTGCTGCTGGCCTTCCTCGGCGCGCAGAAGACGTTCGTCCGGTCCATCACCACCAGCGGGCTCAAGGGCTGA
- a CDS encoding carbohydrate kinase family protein, whose protein sequence is MHRFDLLVVGDANPDVIVGPLRTDLAFGQREQLAARGVLALGGSGAITAAGAARLGLKVALAGRVGDDAGGRFVRAALEERGVDTTALHTDPDLPTPLTTVLTRDGDRAIVTAPGTLTATTADDVPLELLATSRHVHSSSYFLLPKLAAGLPALLHTARRHGATTSVDTNDDPAGTWDVGTLLRETDFLLPNAAEATRLAGVASARQAAAVLAARGPAVVVKDGGDGAFCCRDGEFAFAPGAPADAVDTVGAGDSFNAGFLAAVLAGLPLATALRCGVVCGGFSVRAAGGTAGQATWDDVLVHLERTGSDLA, encoded by the coding sequence ATGCACCGATTCGACCTCTTGGTCGTCGGCGACGCCAATCCCGACGTCATCGTCGGTCCACTGCGGACGGACCTCGCCTTCGGCCAGCGCGAACAGCTCGCCGCCAGGGGAGTGCTCGCCCTCGGCGGTTCCGGCGCCATCACCGCCGCCGGCGCCGCCCGGCTGGGGCTGAAGGTCGCCCTCGCGGGCCGCGTCGGCGACGACGCCGGCGGCCGGTTCGTCCGCGCCGCCCTGGAAGAACGCGGCGTCGACACCACGGCGTTGCACACCGACCCGGACCTGCCGACCCCGCTGACCACCGTGCTCACCCGCGACGGCGACCGGGCGATCGTCACCGCCCCGGGCACGCTCACCGCCACCACCGCGGACGACGTCCCGCTCGAGCTGCTGGCCACGAGCCGCCACGTCCATTCGTCGTCGTACTTCCTGCTGCCGAAACTCGCCGCCGGACTGCCCGCCCTGCTGCACACCGCCCGGCGCCACGGCGCGACCACGTCCGTCGACACCAACGACGACCCGGCCGGGACGTGGGACGTCGGCACCCTGCTGCGGGAGACGGACTTCCTGCTCCCCAACGCCGCGGAGGCCACCCGGCTGGCCGGGGTCGCCTCCGCCCGGCAGGCCGCCGCGGTGCTGGCCGCCCGCGGCCCCGCCGTCGTGGTCAAGGACGGCGGGGACGGGGCTTTCTGCTGCCGCGACGGCGAATTCGCCTTCGCCCCCGGCGCCCCGGCGGACGCCGTCGACACCGTGGGCGCGGGGGACAGCTTCAACGCCGGCTTCCTCGCCGCCGTCCTGGCCGGGCTGCCGCTCGCGACGGCCCTGCGCTGCGGCGTCGTCTGCGGCGGCTTCTCCGTCCGCGCCGCTGGCGGCACGGCCGGCCAGGCCACGTGGGACGACGTCCTCGTCCACCTCGAACGCACCGGATCGGACCTCGCATGA
- the melA gene encoding alpha-glucosidase/alpha-galactosidase — protein sequence MTPKITFVGAGSVVFTQGLLADLFAYPELDGVHVALHDIDPDRLATALAAARRIAAVRGVKPVLTAHADRREALSGADFVVNMVQIGMAEATRTDFEVPARYGLRQTIGDTLGIGGIFRALRTFPFLKALGADIAEVCPEAWLLNYTNPMAMNVQYLGEATGLTRVVGLCHSVYWTVHGLAELVGVPFDEVTYVAAGVNHQAWVLRFEHAGADLYPRLRELAATDGQLRRRVRFDMLRRLGYYPTETSEHSAEYVPWYLKHDSEIERLRLPVGAYLGIVAENEAEYARTRHAIAADEPLPVEGTGEYAPQIVHSVLTGTPRTVYGNVVNRGLIENLPAGGVVEVPCLVDGTGVRPTRIGALPPQLAALNRTYLSVNDLVVRAAVEDDPRHIRHAAMTDPATAAALPVERIFELCDDLVRAHGDRLQPALRAVLGR from the coding sequence ATGACCCCCAAGATCACCTTCGTCGGCGCGGGCAGCGTCGTGTTCACCCAGGGCCTGCTCGCCGATCTGTTCGCCTACCCCGAGCTGGACGGCGTGCACGTCGCCCTGCACGACATCGACCCGGACCGGCTGGCGACCGCGCTGGCGGCGGCCCGGCGGATCGCCGCCGTCCGCGGCGTCAAACCGGTGCTCACCGCGCACGCCGACCGCCGGGAAGCGTTGTCGGGCGCGGACTTCGTCGTGAACATGGTCCAGATCGGGATGGCGGAGGCGACGCGCACCGACTTCGAAGTCCCGGCGCGGTACGGCCTGCGCCAGACCATCGGCGACACCCTCGGCATCGGCGGGATCTTCCGCGCGCTGCGGACGTTCCCGTTCCTGAAGGCGCTCGGCGCGGACATCGCCGAGGTCTGCCCGGAGGCGTGGCTGCTGAACTACACGAACCCGATGGCGATGAACGTCCAGTACCTGGGCGAGGCCACCGGGCTGACCCGGGTCGTCGGGCTGTGCCACTCGGTGTACTGGACCGTGCACGGCCTCGCCGAGCTCGTCGGGGTGCCGTTCGACGAGGTCACCTACGTCGCGGCCGGTGTCAACCACCAGGCCTGGGTGCTGCGGTTCGAGCACGCGGGCGCCGACCTCTACCCGCGGCTGCGGGAGCTGGCCGCGACCGACGGGCAGCTGCGGCGGCGCGTCCGGTTCGACATGCTGCGGCGGCTCGGCTACTACCCGACGGAGACCAGCGAGCACTCCGCCGAGTACGTGCCGTGGTACCTCAAGCACGACTCCGAAATCGAGCGCCTGCGGCTGCCGGTCGGGGCCTACCTCGGCATCGTCGCGGAGAACGAAGCCGAGTACGCCCGGACCCGGCACGCGATCGCGGCCGACGAGCCGCTGCCCGTCGAAGGCACCGGCGAGTACGCCCCGCAGATCGTCCACAGTGTCCTCACCGGCACCCCGCGGACCGTCTACGGCAACGTCGTCAACCGGGGCCTGATCGAAAACCTGCCCGCCGGCGGGGTGGTCGAGGTGCCGTGCCTGGTCGACGGCACCGGCGTCCGGCCGACCCGGATCGGCGCGCTGCCGCCGCAGCTCGCCGCGCTCAACCGGACGTACCTGAGCGTGAACGACCTCGTCGTGCGCGCGGCCGTCGAGGACGACCCGCGCCACATCCGGCACGCCGCGATGACCGACCCCGCCACCGCCGCGGCGTTACCGGTCGAGCGGATCTTCGAGCTGTGCGACGACCTCGTCCGCGCGCACGGCGACCGCCTCCAGCCCGCCCTGCGCGCCGTCCTCGGCCGCTGA
- a CDS encoding SIS domain-containing protein gives MSHTLDEITSQPACWARALRELPDHAPALPAPGERVVVIGCGTSLFMAQSYARLREDAGQGVTDVFAASEAKLDRPYDRVLAMTRSGTTTEILDALGRVRPGTRVTTITAVAGSPAARASDDVVCLPYADEVSVVQTRFPTTQLLLLRAHLGLPVERALADVTRALAEPLDAFVAASQISFLGTDWSVGLANEAALKVREAAAWWTESYSAMEYRHGPIAVAAPGRAVWSLAPLDADLVSRIEATGAHLRRGGLDPLAELVAIQRLAVALAELAGRDPDRPAHLTRSVVLAS, from the coding sequence ATGTCGCACACCCTCGACGAGATCACGAGCCAGCCCGCGTGCTGGGCCCGCGCCCTGCGCGAGCTGCCGGACCACGCGCCCGCGTTGCCCGCGCCGGGCGAGCGCGTGGTCGTCATCGGCTGCGGGACGTCGTTGTTCATGGCCCAGAGCTACGCGCGGCTGCGCGAAGACGCGGGCCAGGGCGTCACCGACGTCTTCGCGGCGTCGGAAGCGAAGCTCGACCGGCCCTACGACCGGGTGCTGGCGATGACCCGCTCCGGCACGACGACCGAGATCCTCGACGCGCTCGGCCGCGTCCGCCCGGGCACCCGCGTCACGACGATCACCGCGGTGGCCGGCTCCCCGGCGGCCCGCGCGTCCGACGACGTCGTCTGCCTGCCGTACGCCGACGAGGTTTCGGTGGTGCAGACCCGGTTCCCGACGACGCAGCTGCTCCTCCTGCGCGCCCATCTGGGGTTGCCGGTGGAGCGGGCCCTGGCCGACGTCACCCGGGCGCTGGCGGAGCCGCTGGACGCTTTCGTGGCGGCGTCCCAGATCTCCTTCCTGGGCACGGACTGGTCGGTGGGCTTGGCGAACGAAGCGGCGTTGAAGGTCCGCGAGGCCGCGGCGTGGTGGACGGAGTCGTACTCGGCGATGGAGTACCGCCACGGCCCGATCGCGGTGGCGGCGCCGGGGCGCGCGGTCTGGAGCCTGGCCCCGCTCGACGCCGACCTGGTGTCGCGGATCGAGGCCACCGGTGCGCACCTGCGCCGAGGCGGGCTGGACCCGCTGGCCGAACTGGTCGCGATCCAGCGGCTGGCGGTCGCGCTGGCGGAGCTCGCGGGCCGCGATCCGGACCGGCCCGCGCACCTGACGCGGTCGGTGGTGCTGGCGAGCTGA